The Betaproteobacteria bacterium nucleotide sequence GCGTTCGTGTGCTGCCGCCGACCGTACCGGACACGCGATGCTGCACACGCTGTATCAGCGCAATGTCCGGGCGCACACGCATTTCTTCGTCGAGTGGATGGCGCTCGATCTGATCCGCGACGCCGATGGCGATGTCGTCGGCGTCACCGCGCTCGAGATGGAGACCGGCGAGGTGATGATCCTGCAGGCGAAGGGGGTATTGTTCGCAACCGGCGGTGCCGGCCGCATCTTCGCCTCGTCGACGAATGCATTCATCAACACCGGCGACGGACTGGGCATGGTTGCGCGCGCCGGCATTCCGCTCGAGGACATGGAGTTCTGGCAGTTTCACCCGACCGGTGTGGCGGGTGCCGGCGTGCTCATCACCGAAGGCGTGCGCGGGGAGGGCGGCTACCTGCTCAACAAGAACGGCGAACGCTTCATGGAGCGTTACGCGCCGAATGCGAAGGACCTCGCCAGCCGGGACGTCGTCGCGCGCGCGATGGCAACGGAGATCAAGGAAGGCCGCGGCTGCGGCGGGGACGCCGACTACGTGCTCCTCAAGCTCGACCATCTCGGCGCCGAGGTCATCGAGAAGCGGCTGCCCGGCATCCGCGAGATCGCCAAGACGTTCGCGAACGTCGATCCGGTGAAAGACCCGATCCCGGTCGTGCCCACCTGTCACTACATGATGGGCGGCATTCCGACGAACTTCCACGGCGAGGTGGTGGCACCCACCAGAGGCGGTCAGGACGAGGTGGTGCGCGGGCTGTACGCCGCCGGCGAGTGCGCCTGCGTGTCGGTCCACGGTGCCAACCGTCTCGGCACCAACTCGCTCCTCGACCTCGTCGTCTTCGGCAAGGCGGCCGGCGACAGTCTCGGCCGCTTCATTCGCGAGAATCCGGGGCACAAGGAGCTGCCGAAGGATGCCGGCGAGCTCACGGCGGCGCGCCTCGCGCGGCTCGACAAGGCGGGCAGCGGCGAGCGGGTGCAGGACGTGTCGGCCGATCTGCGGCGGACCATGCAGCTCAACTGCGGTGTGTTCCGCTTCCCCGATCTGCTGTCCGAGGGCGTCAAGAAGATGCACGAGATCGTGGAGCGGTCGAAGCACACTTACATCGTCGACAAGAGCAAGACCTTCAACACGGCGCGGGTCGAGGCCCTGGAGCTCGACAATCTGGCCGAGGTCGCGCTGGCTTCGATCGTCTCGGCGGAGGCCCGCACCGAGAGCCGGGGCGCGCATGCCCGCGAAGACTTTCCCAAGCGCGACGACGACAACTGGTTGCGGCACACGCTCTGGTTCAGCGAGGGCTGTCGCCTCGACTACAAGCAGGTGCACCTGAAGCCGCTGTCCGTCGAGATGTTCCCGCTCAAGGCACGCACGTACTGAACGCGACGATGGCCCGGCGCAACCGGGCCGTCGTCCCAGAATCAGGAGATTCGAGATGCGATTTTCGATCTACCGCTACAATCCGGATATCGACGAGAAGCCGTACATGAAGGAGTACGACGTGCGGCTCGAGCCCACCGACAAGATGCTGCTCGATGCGCTGGTGCGCATCAAGTCGATCGACGACACCCTGTCATTGCGCCGCTCGTGCCGCGAAGGCGTCTGCGGCTCCGATGCCATGAACATCAACGGCAAGAACGGCCTGGCATGCATCACACGGCTCGCCGACCTCAAGGAGCCGGTGGAACTGCGCCCCCTGCCGGGGCTGCCCGTGATCCGCGATCTGATCGTCGACATGAGCCAGTTTTTCAAGCAATATCATTCGATCAGGCCGTATCTCATCAACGATGATCCGCCCCCGGAAACCGAGCGGCTGCAATCCCCGGAGGACCGCTCCGAGCTGGATGGCCTCTACGAATGCATTCTGTGCGCGTGCTGCTCAACGAGCTGTCCGTCATTCTGGTGGAACCCCGACAAGTTCGTCGGCCCCGCCGGCCTTCTTGCCGCTTACCGCTTCATCGCGGATACTCGGGATCAGGCGACCAGCGAGCGGCTCGATGACCTCGAAGACCCGTATCGACTGTTCCGTTGCCATTCGATCATGAACTGCGTCGATGTCTGTCCGAAGGGCCTCAATCCGACTCGGGCCATCGGCAAGATCAAGGATGCGATGATTCGCCGCACCGTATGAGCGAGCTCGATCGGGTGCGCTGGCACTGCCGGCGCGGGATGCTGGAACTCGACCTGCTGCTGCATCGGTTCGTCGATCGCCATCTGCCGAACTTGAGCCCCGATGATATGACGCGCTTCAAGGAGATACTCGATCTGCAGGACGGCGAGCTCTGGCAGGTCCTGTCGGGTCGAGCGGAAATCGAAGATCGTCGTCTGCAACCGCTGGTTCAGATGATAAGAGGCTCGGCGGACA carries:
- a CDS encoding succinate dehydrogenase assembly factor 2, yielding MSELDRVRWHCRRGMLELDLLLHRFVDRHLPNLSPDDMTRFKEILDLQDGELWQVLSGRAEIEDRRLQPLVQMIRGSADTREAILTEKDTRL
- the sdhA gene encoding succinate dehydrogenase flavoprotein subunit, with the protein product MAFARRTFDAVVVGAGGAGMRAALQLSEAGFKTAVLSKVFPTRSHTVAAQGGIAASLGNADEDNWHWHMFDTVKGSDYLGDQDAIEFMCRKANEAVYELEHFGMPFDRLPNGKIYQRPFGGQSKNYGGAQATRSCAAADRTGHAMLHTLYQRNVRAHTHFFVEWMALDLIRDADGDVVGVTALEMETGEVMILQAKGVLFATGGAGRIFASSTNAFINTGDGLGMVARAGIPLEDMEFWQFHPTGVAGAGVLITEGVRGEGGYLLNKNGERFMERYAPNAKDLASRDVVARAMATEIKEGRGCGGDADYVLLKLDHLGAEVIEKRLPGIREIAKTFANVDPVKDPIPVVPTCHYMMGGIPTNFHGEVVAPTRGGQDEVVRGLYAAGECACVSVHGANRLGTNSLLDLVVFGKAAGDSLGRFIRENPGHKELPKDAGELTAARLARLDKAGSGERVQDVSADLRRTMQLNCGVFRFPDLLSEGVKKMHEIVERSKHTYIVDKSKTFNTARVEALELDNLAEVALASIVSAEARTESRGAHAREDFPKRDDDNWLRHTLWFSEGCRLDYKQVHLKPLSVEMFPLKARTY
- a CDS encoding succinate dehydrogenase iron-sulfur subunit; this encodes MRFSIYRYNPDIDEKPYMKEYDVRLEPTDKMLLDALVRIKSIDDTLSLRRSCREGVCGSDAMNINGKNGLACITRLADLKEPVELRPLPGLPVIRDLIVDMSQFFKQYHSIRPYLINDDPPPETERLQSPEDRSELDGLYECILCACCSTSCPSFWWNPDKFVGPAGLLAAYRFIADTRDQATSERLDDLEDPYRLFRCHSIMNCVDVCPKGLNPTRAIGKIKDAMIRRTV